One window of Syntrophorhabdus sp. genomic DNA carries:
- a CDS encoding GNAT family N-acetyltransferase — protein MESTMLEGSNLTVPNDLGYLPAIQAFVSEVMERRGYSKRDTTMFLIALEEAIVNVVKHAFEPGEKASYQVIVDPITAGIRIIIKDKGLPYSPHLVPQYVPPSDIETAGQPGLGSHLIKHTVDEIHFQNLGREGKELHLVKYLPYRSIEEMRTESELAPFPEPVKTVGPPERKDFSIRRIRPSEVYDVSKLFYRAYGYSYGIDTIYYPEKLAERHADGTIISVVTVTPDDRVVGHAALVRDDASSKTAEAAMAVVEPGFRGQGCQSIMITRLVEEARAVGLAGIYSKAVTNHIYAQKAGQKAGFKRCAVVAGLIPADRSFKGIQAALSQRESVAYGYRVVDDPGNVQVFPPAWHRDIVEKIYNSMGVKRVFFESPPGVMRQVAGEAAVTVTVVPTYQRAVIEVKQYGEHTVSQVNTILKDLCYQKMEQITLYLNLEDPVTGILCRQFEELGFFFAGVLPFSHVGDALLLQYLNNVPIDYSKIKIVDGVGQEILTYVESHDPNRK, from the coding sequence ATGGAATCAACGATGCTTGAAGGCTCCAATCTTACCGTTCCCAACGACCTCGGATATCTTCCGGCGATCCAGGCCTTTGTATCGGAGGTGATGGAACGCCGCGGCTACAGTAAACGGGACACGACCATGTTCCTCATCGCCCTCGAAGAGGCCATCGTGAACGTGGTCAAGCACGCGTTCGAACCCGGCGAGAAGGCGAGCTATCAGGTCATCGTCGATCCCATCACCGCGGGGATCAGGATCATCATCAAGGACAAGGGACTGCCCTATTCGCCCCATCTCGTGCCCCAGTATGTTCCGCCCTCCGACATCGAGACGGCCGGGCAGCCCGGACTCGGTTCGCATCTCATCAAGCACACTGTCGATGAGATACACTTTCAGAACCTGGGCCGTGAGGGAAAGGAGCTCCATCTCGTCAAGTACCTCCCCTACAGAAGCATAGAGGAAATGCGGACGGAGTCCGAGCTTGCGCCCTTCCCGGAACCGGTCAAGACGGTGGGGCCACCGGAGAGGAAGGACTTTTCCATCCGGCGCATACGCCCCTCCGAGGTCTACGATGTGTCGAAACTCTTCTACAGGGCCTATGGTTACTCCTATGGCATCGACACGATCTACTACCCCGAAAAGCTGGCTGAGCGCCACGCTGACGGCACCATCATTTCCGTCGTGACGGTGACACCCGATGACCGTGTCGTCGGCCATGCGGCCCTCGTCAGGGATGACGCGTCGAGCAAGACCGCCGAGGCGGCAATGGCCGTCGTCGAACCGGGCTTCAGGGGTCAGGGATGCCAGAGCATCATGATAACAAGGCTCGTTGAAGAGGCGCGTGCCGTCGGACTGGCGGGCATATACAGCAAGGCGGTCACGAACCATATATACGCCCAGAAAGCCGGGCAGAAGGCGGGCTTCAAGCGCTGCGCCGTCGTCGCTGGACTCATTCCCGCCGACCGATCCTTCAAGGGCATCCAGGCGGCACTTTCACAGCGGGAGTCCGTCGCCTACGGATACAGGGTGGTCGATGACCCGGGGAACGTACAGGTCTTCCCTCCGGCCTGGCACAGGGACATAGTAGAAAAGATATACAATTCCATGGGTGTGAAGAGGGTCTTTTTCGAATCCCCTCCGGGGGTGATGCGGCAGGTTGCGGGAGAGGCGGCGGTGACGGTGACGGTGGTTCCCACATACCAGAGGGCCGTTATCGAGGTCAAACAGTACGGGGAACACACTGTGTCGCAGGTGAACACCATATTGAAGGACCTCTGCTATCAGAAGATGGAGCAGATAACCCTGTACCTCAACCTCGAGGATCCCGTCACCGGCATCCTGTGCCGGCAGTTCGAAGAACTCGGTTTCTTCTTTGCGGGGGTCCTTCCCTTTTCCCACGTGGGAGACGCATTGCTCCTGCAGTACCTCAATAACGTGCCCATCGATTACAGCAAGATAAAGATCGTTGACGGAGTGGGGCAGGAGATCCTCACATACGTCGAATCCCACGACCCGAACAGAAAGTGA
- a CDS encoding DHA2 family efflux MFS transporter permease subunit: MTRSARYASLLIVISVAFSSFLVRLNNYMVNISLPTITRSFGVTSSDASRIISSYLLIITTTLLLFGKLGDRIGLKRVFISGYVIFTVGSLMCGLSHDIDMLIGSRFVQGIGSAMLLAVSFAIISHFLPEGNTGWAFGITSTASALGVATGAPVGGIITGYLSWNWAFFINVPVGIVAVIVAMKYIPGTKPGSSSAPEREGGRKGFDFLGAILSFAGLGLLIYGLNNGNKEGWLSPLVIGCLVSSLILIGVFVAWERRHRDPLLHLDLFLDSRYAFALIATFLVYMLISGNAFLMPFYLEVVKGLNAQAAGMMLLIYSIIYVILSPVSGRLSDRVNPAMLCTIAMTSATVCVLFFSFTLHWQGLTVVTVYLVWLALSLVLFFSPNNNQIMRFAPPDKKGVSSALFNTTTNLGMVVGVTVIEVVFSAVAYDSAGPTGKAALKDLVGTGTVTSGFTHAYLTGALCCFLALVFSLLGRKGAGGGSAGAKKA, translated from the coding sequence ATGACGCGGTCGGCCAGATACGCCTCACTCCTCATTGTCATCAGCGTTGCCTTCAGCTCCTTTCTGGTGCGTCTCAACAATTATATGGTCAATATCTCCCTGCCCACGATCACCCGTTCCTTCGGCGTGACCTCGAGCGACGCATCGCGGATAATATCCTCCTATCTTCTCATCATCACGACGACGCTCCTGCTCTTCGGGAAACTTGGCGACAGGATAGGGCTCAAACGGGTCTTCATCTCGGGGTACGTCATCTTCACGGTGGGGTCGCTCATGTGCGGATTGTCCCACGATATCGACATGCTCATCGGCTCGCGGTTTGTTCAGGGCATAGGCAGCGCCATGCTGCTTGCCGTGAGTTTTGCCATCATCTCCCATTTTCTCCCGGAGGGGAACACGGGCTGGGCCTTCGGTATCACCTCCACCGCCTCCGCGCTTGGCGTGGCGACGGGTGCCCCGGTGGGCGGGATAATCACCGGTTACCTCTCGTGGAACTGGGCCTTCTTCATCAACGTGCCTGTCGGCATCGTCGCGGTGATCGTGGCAATGAAATACATTCCCGGCACGAAGCCCGGCAGTTCATCGGCGCCCGAGCGGGAGGGAGGACGGAAGGGGTTCGATTTCCTGGGGGCCATCCTCAGCTTCGCCGGGCTGGGGCTTCTTATCTACGGCCTCAACAACGGCAACAAGGAGGGGTGGCTCTCCCCCCTTGTCATCGGCTGCCTTGTATCCTCCCTGATACTGATCGGGGTTTTCGTCGCCTGGGAGAGGCGTCACAGGGACCCCCTTCTCCACCTGGACCTATTCCTGGACTCGAGGTACGCCTTCGCCCTTATCGCCACCTTTCTCGTGTACATGCTCATCTCGGGAAACGCCTTTCTCATGCCTTTTTACCTGGAAGTGGTCAAGGGGCTCAACGCCCAGGCTGCCGGCATGATGCTCCTCATCTACTCCATCATCTACGTCATACTGTCGCCTGTATCGGGAAGGCTCTCGGACAGGGTCAACCCGGCGATGCTGTGCACTATCGCCATGACCTCGGCGACGGTGTGCGTCCTTTTCTTCTCCTTCACCCTTCACTGGCAGGGTCTTACGGTCGTCACCGTCTACCTCGTGTGGCTGGCACTTTCCCTTGTCCTCTTTTTTTCACCCAACAATAACCAGATCATGCGCTTCGCGCCGCCGGACAAGAAGGGCGTCTCTTCGGCGCTCTTCAACACGACGACGAACCTCGGCATGGTGGTGGGTGTGACCGTCATAGAAGTGGTTTTCTCCGCCGTCGCCTACGATTCCGCCGGCCCCACGGGGAAGGCCGCCCTGAAGGACCTCGTCGGCACGGGGACCGTCACGTCGGGTTTCACTCACGCCTACCTTACGGGAGCGTTGTGCTGTTTTCTGGCGCTCGTCTTCTCGCTTCTAGGCAGAAAGGGGGCTGGTGGTGGCAGCGCCGGAGCGAAAAAAGCGTAG